The following proteins come from a genomic window of Gimesia chilikensis:
- a CDS encoding carbohydrate porin, whose protein sequence is MRLNSVVPLIFLILVLSAPQAVCSQPCAEESLTEQIDCLPVEPASIVAPSSNTSPDDPTLIPDWFKSDSGIAVSPVYYGEVFTNAHGGIATNGSTQYEGLLDLTVDLDFEKMKLDIPGRASILFQNTHGRGLDEYVGATQIISSIDSFDNIAQISELWWEVGLYDSGVTMRVGKQDISNLFLAIDAASDFINSAFGLSPSAGLPSFPAPSPAIVFMTEVNSDLSLRVGGWDAYRSNANGLFSDNNSALFIGEFEYRYQSPFRQLPGKFTAGATYQTTGSVPAGTIPRAFGYYVQIEQLLFREAGSTDDQPQGLTIFAQHFPTSTYGRSPFPLIPHDALAGLAYTGLIRGRDQDVTGAGAGWVDLDQGGTDSEIMVEVFYKAQINDALSIQPDLQYITTPSGIYPDAFVAGLRFQLDL, encoded by the coding sequence TTGCGGCTGAATTCTGTCGTCCCGCTGATATTTCTGATCCTGGTTCTGTCTGCCCCCCAGGCAGTCTGCAGTCAGCCCTGCGCAGAAGAGAGTCTGACAGAACAAATCGACTGTCTCCCCGTTGAACCCGCTAGCATAGTGGCTCCCTCCAGCAATACGTCTCCTGACGATCCGACACTGATCCCTGACTGGTTCAAATCCGATAGCGGCATCGCTGTCTCCCCCGTCTATTACGGTGAAGTCTTCACCAATGCCCACGGCGGTATCGCCACCAACGGTTCAACTCAGTACGAAGGTCTGCTCGACCTCACCGTTGATCTCGATTTTGAAAAAATGAAGCTCGACATCCCGGGACGTGCTTCGATCCTGTTCCAGAACACCCACGGTCGCGGCCTGGATGAGTATGTCGGCGCCACACAGATCATCAGCAGTATTGACTCGTTCGACAACATCGCGCAGATCAGTGAACTCTGGTGGGAGGTCGGCCTCTACGATTCCGGTGTGACGATGCGCGTCGGCAAACAGGATATCAGTAACCTCTTCCTGGCAATCGATGCCGCCAGCGATTTCATCAACTCTGCCTTTGGTCTCTCCCCCTCGGCGGGTCTGCCTTCGTTCCCTGCGCCCAGTCCCGCTATCGTATTTATGACCGAAGTCAACTCCGATCTCAGTCTCAGAGTCGGAGGCTGGGACGCGTATCGCAGTAATGCGAACGGGCTCTTTTCCGATAACAACTCGGCACTGTTCATCGGCGAATTTGAATATCGCTATCAAAGCCCGTTTCGACAGCTGCCCGGGAAATTCACCGCTGGTGCTACCTACCAGACCACCGGTTCGGTTCCCGCCGGTACGATTCCCCGCGCCTTCGGCTATTACGTACAGATTGAGCAGCTCCTGTTCCGCGAAGCAGGCAGCACGGACGACCAGCCTCAGGGCCTGACCATCTTTGCTCAGCATTTTCCCACCAGCACCTATGGACGTTCTCCTTTCCCTCTGATCCCGCATGATGCCCTGGCCGGGCTCGCTTATACCGGTCTGATCCGCGGTCGGGACCAGGATGTCACCGGCGCCGGAGCAGGGTGGGTCGACCTCGACCAGGGGGGCACCGACAGTGAAATCATGGTCGAAGTCTTCTACAAAGCACAGATCAACGACGCACTCAGTATCCAGCCCGATCTGCAGTACATCACCACTCCTTCCGGCATCTATCCCGACGCCTTCGTCGCCGGCCTGCGGTTTCAACTCGATCTCTGA
- a CDS encoding alpha/beta hydrolase — protein sequence MRPFYRAGLMLALMLFVSPDRSFAVESIQRINDIQYATADGHRLQLDLYLPEGVSQPPLLVWIHGGAWRAGSKDHMPLAALVQQGFAVASVDYRLSPVARFPAQIHDIKAAIRFLRGSAEKYGYDATKIGILGSSAGGHLVALMGVTNGHPQLEGDLGDFDQESSRVDAIVDYYGPTNFMTILPQSTPHGLSVRVPALQLLLGDRPENMPELARLASPVFHVDEQDPPLLMIHGDQDPQVPINQSHELHGKYKQHDLDVTFEVIHGGAHGGPQFFDAQRMQLVEAFLRKHLATQPQTGQKALQSN from the coding sequence ATGCGACCTTTCTACCGGGCCGGACTCATGCTGGCCCTGATGCTGTTTGTATCCCCCGACAGGAGTTTCGCCGTGGAATCGATTCAGCGGATCAATGACATCCAGTACGCGACCGCAGACGGACACCGCCTGCAGCTTGACCTCTACCTCCCCGAGGGAGTCTCGCAACCGCCGCTCCTGGTCTGGATCCATGGCGGCGCCTGGCGGGCCGGCTCCAAAGACCACATGCCCCTCGCTGCACTGGTCCAGCAGGGCTTCGCCGTCGCCAGCGTCGATTACCGTCTCTCCCCGGTCGCGCGCTTCCCGGCCCAGATCCACGATATTAAAGCCGCCATTCGCTTCCTGCGCGGCTCTGCAGAGAAGTACGGCTACGACGCCACCAAAATCGGCATTCTCGGTTCTTCGGCTGGAGGACACCTGGTCGCCCTGATGGGTGTCACCAACGGACACCCGCAGTTGGAAGGGGACCTCGGCGACTTCGATCAGGAATCCTCCCGCGTCGATGCCATCGTCGACTACTATGGTCCCACCAACTTCATGACAATCCTCCCCCAGTCCACGCCGCATGGTTTGAGTGTCCGCGTCCCCGCGCTGCAACTCCTGCTGGGTGACCGCCCGGAAAACATGCCCGAACTCGCCCGTCTCGCCAGCCCCGTCTTTCACGTAGACGAGCAAGATCCGCCGCTGCTCATGATTCACGGAGATCAGGACCCGCAGGTCCCCATCAACCAGTCCCACGAACTGCACGGCAAATACAAGCAGCACGATCTGGATGTCACTTTCGAAGTCATTCACGGCGGCGCTCATGGTGGTCCTCAGTTTTTTGATGCACAGCGGATGCAACTCGTTGAAGCCTTCCTGCGAAAACACCTGGCCACACAACCCCAAACAGGGCAGAAAGCCCTGCAATCCAATTGA
- a CDS encoding MFS transporter translates to MWSLKTAQRALIAAGCMAMIYTQFTMSPATIEFARSLGATGLHIGILGALPTLMLFFQFLAAIVANHLEYRRWLWLPISILQRLILVPVALVPWLLPSLSDTAWLWWLIVLTAVNHALIHFTTPLWLSWLGDYLPHKGLNHYWGYRQVWMYWTGAISLLGGAIFLAESGLDIKYGFAWLVGVGSIFGVFDILFYMKIEEPPVAKVKEPKLKKVLMTPFLDPNFRSYISFTCFWHFAAMLGAPFISYYLLEYTGMDVFRLLLLWTCAWLGGAIFSKRLGSMADHYGNRPVLILCTAFKSTNMIGLLFLPKDPTLAFWIMVPVFIIDSLLNAGIAIANNGFMLKNSPSENRTMYIAAGTALAGLVGGITSILAGAFLVMSSGWSVTILGKEFNNFHLIFFISLLMRLVAAFYARSVREPDSHWTAQVIMKLVGVTPFRMMRFPVGLYRSFKADELKGMSPKEKRKQSRLEKAKQTQNAGSGSVD, encoded by the coding sequence GTGTGGTCTCTAAAAACAGCACAGCGGGCGCTGATCGCCGCCGGCTGTATGGCGATGATTTACACCCAGTTTACGATGTCACCCGCGACGATTGAGTTCGCACGTTCGCTGGGAGCGACCGGGTTACACATCGGGATTCTGGGTGCCCTGCCGACGTTGATGCTGTTTTTCCAGTTCCTGGCAGCGATTGTCGCCAATCACCTGGAATACCGCCGCTGGCTCTGGTTGCCGATTTCGATTCTGCAGCGTTTGATTCTGGTGCCTGTGGCGCTGGTTCCCTGGCTGCTGCCCTCCCTGTCTGATACGGCCTGGCTCTGGTGGCTGATCGTGCTGACCGCGGTCAACCACGCGCTGATTCACTTTACTACGCCGCTCTGGCTGTCGTGGCTGGGAGATTATCTGCCGCACAAGGGGCTCAATCATTATTGGGGCTACCGCCAGGTCTGGATGTACTGGACCGGGGCGATTTCGCTGCTGGGCGGTGCGATTTTTCTGGCAGAGAGTGGCCTGGATATCAAGTACGGGTTTGCCTGGCTGGTTGGCGTCGGATCGATTTTTGGTGTGTTCGATATTCTGTTCTACATGAAGATCGAAGAGCCGCCTGTGGCGAAGGTCAAAGAGCCGAAGCTGAAAAAGGTGCTGATGACGCCTTTTCTGGATCCGAATTTCCGATCTTATATTTCGTTCACCTGTTTCTGGCATTTTGCCGCGATGCTGGGCGCTCCCTTCATCAGCTATTACCTGCTGGAATACACTGGCATGGACGTGTTCCGGTTGCTGTTGCTCTGGACGTGTGCATGGCTCGGAGGCGCGATCTTTTCCAAGCGACTGGGGTCGATGGCCGATCATTATGGAAACCGGCCGGTACTGATTCTGTGTACGGCGTTCAAATCGACCAACATGATCGGGCTGCTGTTTCTTCCGAAAGATCCGACGCTGGCGTTCTGGATTATGGTGCCGGTGTTTATCATCGATTCACTGCTGAATGCGGGGATTGCGATCGCCAATAACGGCTTCATGCTCAAGAATTCTCCTTCCGAAAACCGGACGATGTATATCGCTGCGGGAACCGCCCTGGCGGGACTGGTGGGCGGTATTACTTCGATTCTGGCGGGGGCGTTTCTGGTGATGTCCTCAGGCTGGAGCGTGACGATTCTGGGAAAAGAGTTCAATAATTTTCACCTGATTTTCTTCATCAGTCTGCTGATGCGGCTGGTCGCAGCTTTCTATGCCCGCTCGGTTCGCGAACCGGATTCGCACTGGACGGCTCAGGTGATTATGAAGCTGGTAGGCGTGACGCCGTTCCGGATGATGCGGTTTCCCGTGGGTCTGTATCGTTCCTTCAAGGCCGACGAATTAAAGGGGATGTCGCCTAAGGAAAAACGGAAACAGAGCCGTCTGGAGAAAGCGAAGCAGACCCAGAACGCGGGCAGTGGTTCTGTGGATTAG